One genomic region from Strix uralensis isolate ZFMK-TIS-50842 chromosome 19, bStrUra1, whole genome shotgun sequence encodes:
- the KIF2B gene encoding LOW QUALITY PROTEIN: kinesin-like protein KIF2B (The sequence of the model RefSeq protein was modified relative to this genomic sequence to represent the inferred CDS: inserted 4 bases in 3 codons; deleted 2 bases in 2 codons; substituted 4 bases at 4 genomic stop codons) yields MAGKFGHIQLGTYVEIKCSNGCIHLALVTELHENTFGITVEWLKKGANKSKQVDLQLIFALRPHLAPRSMSTTSIEAPLSAKRDLSLVSEWLLQPIKVKKLSGDSRGPVAAQPGSRGCRPRWTSLCVWQIEHLREQWEHLWLEMPEQQAQQATXLHLRTDVMAMIXKCSSHLDCEALWATTPCQPHRIVCVCVQKWPLNQQEAELNFNVVSVPYQDMVMVHEANXYLDNQVFCFDHAFDGHATNEVVYRHTTQXVVKTIFQGSMATWFACGQTGSGKTHTMRRSFFIKNSESSKGIYVLVAQDVFCRLQDPSCQKLELXVYRTFFEIYGRKVFDFMNWKKQLRVLEDGKQQIRVVGLXEEEVTSVEDVIKLIEMGSECRMSGQTSANTHSSXSHAILGFRQTRKFPPHPTPPPPPQLFAFSAGGKTQKRKEVGGKTLMEKHWESLQWLKVFLEVAGEIDYNVDFYAAQFESVLGQKIVILTKIPEKVRLFQSALCKEEQSSNPSCMKRSHMS; encoded by the exons ATGGCTGGGAAGTTTGGGCACATCCAGTTGGGCACCTATGTGGAGATCAAGTGCAGCAATGGGTGCATCCACCTGGCACTGGTGACGGAGCTTCATGAAAACACTTTCGGCATCACTGTGGAGTGGCTCAAGAAAGGGGCCAACAAGAGCAAGCAGGTGGATCTCCAGCTCATCTTTGCTCTCAGACCTCACCTGGCCCCAAGGAGTATGTCCACGACCAGCATTGAGGCTCCACTGTCAGCAAAAAGGGACCTGAGCCTGGTGAGTGAATGGCTATTACAGCCCATCAAAGTGAAGAAGTTATCTGGGGACAGCAGGGGCCCCGTGGCTGCCCAACCTGGCTCCAGGGGCTGCAGACCTAGATGGACATCACTATGTGTGTGGCAGATAGAACATCTGCGAGAACAGTGGGAGCACTTGTGGCTGGAGATGCCGGAGCAGCAAGCCCAGCAGGCCAC GCTTCACCTCAGGACTGATGTGATGGCCATGATCTAGAAGTGCAGCAGCCACCTGGACTGTGAGGCACTCTGGGCCACCACACCATGCCAGCCCCATcgcatt gtgtgtgtgtgtgttcagaaaTGGCCACTGAACCAACAGGAGGCTGAGCTCAACTTCAATGTAGTGTCAGTGCCCTACCAGGACATGGTGATGGTGCATGAAGCTA GGTACCTGGACAACCAGGTCTTCTGCTTTGACCATGCCTTTGATGGTCATGCCACCAATGAGGTGGTGTACAGGCACACCACCC CTGTGGTGAAGACCATCTTCCAGGGGAGCATGGCAACCTGGTTTGCCTGTGGCCAGACAGGCAGTGGCAAGACACATACCATGAGGAGAAGTTTCTTCATCAAGAACTCTGAGTCCTCCAAAGGAATCTACGTCCTGGTTGCCCAGGATGtcttctgcaggctgcaggaCCCCAGCTGCCAGAAACTGGAGCTTTGAGTCTATAGGACCTTCTTTGAGATTTATGGGAGGAAAGTGTTTGACTTTATGAActggaagaagcagctgagagtGCTGGAAGATGGTAAACAGCAGATCCGAGTGGTGGGGCTGTGAGAGGAAGAAGTCACCAGTGTGGAAGATGTCATCAAGCTAATCGAAATGGGTAGCGAGTGTCGCATGTCTGGCCAA ACCTCTGCTAACACTCACTCCTCCTAGAGCCATGCCATCTTGGGGTTCAGGCAGACAAGGaagttccccccccaccccacgcccccccccccgccccagttaTTTGCTTTCAGTGCTGGggggaaaacacagaagagaaaagaggTGGGGGGGAAAACACTTATGGAGAAGCATTGGGAATCTCTGCAGTGGTTGAAAGTATTCTTAGAAGTGGCTGGGGAAATAGACTACAATGTAGATTTTTATGCTGCACAGTTTGAATCAGTCCTGGGTCAAAAAATTGTCATCCTGACCAAGATCCCAGAAAAAGTCAGATTATTCCAGTCAGCTCTTTGCAAAGAAGAACAGAGCAGCAACCCGAGCTGCATGAAGAGATCCCATATGTCGTAA